A window of the Kosakonia radicincitans DSM 16656 genome harbors these coding sequences:
- the kdpC gene encoding potassium-transporting ATPase subunit KdpC, producing the protein MALLRPAFLLLLLFTLITGGIYPLVTTALGQWWFNAQANGSLIREGDTVRGSRLLGQDFTAPVYFHGRPSATADAPYNPMASGGSNLAGSNPELDKEVAARVAQLRADNPQADTHVPVELITTSASGLDGQLSPAATAWQIPRVAQARHLPVTEVEKMVAEHTTTPLVNFIGQPVVNIVELNLALDALKDK; encoded by the coding sequence ATGGCTTTATTACGTCCCGCATTTCTGCTTTTGTTACTCTTCACCCTGATTACCGGCGGGATCTATCCGCTGGTGACCACCGCGCTCGGGCAGTGGTGGTTTAACGCGCAGGCGAACGGTTCGCTGATCCGTGAGGGCGATACTGTGCGCGGTTCGCGCTTGCTGGGTCAGGACTTTACCGCGCCGGTTTATTTTCACGGCCGCCCTTCTGCCACTGCCGATGCGCCTTATAATCCAATGGCGTCCGGCGGCAGCAATCTGGCAGGCAGCAACCCGGAGCTGGATAAAGAAGTGGCGGCGCGCGTGGCGCAACTGCGTGCCGATAATCCACAAGCGGATACGCATGTGCCGGTGGAGTTGATTACCACCTCGGCGAGCGGCCTTGATGGTCAGCTCTCTCCGGCCGCCACCGCCTGGCAGATCCCGCGCGTGGCGCAGGCTCGTCACTTACCCGTGACAGAAGTGGAAAAAATGGTGGCCGAACATACCACCACACCGCTGGTCAATTTTATCGGCCAGCCGGTGGTCAATATTGTGGAACTCAATCTGGCGCTGGATGCGCTCAAGGATAAATAA
- the kdpA gene encoding potassium-transporting ATPase subunit KdpA, which translates to MAAQAFLLVASFLLVLFILARPLGSLLAKLIAGQALPGTATIENILWRGLGIDTREMNWRHYLFAILWLNVLGIVLLFAMLMLQGILPMNPQNLPGLSWHLALNTAVSFVTNTNWQSYSGESTLSYFSQMVGLTVQNFLSAATGIAVIFALIRAFARRSMDTLGNAWVDLTRITLWVLLPISLILALFFIQQGVLQNFLPYQPYTSLEGVQHLMPMGPVASQEAIKMLGTNGGGFFNANSSHPFENPTALTNIVQMLVIFLIPAALCFAFGDAVADRRQGHMLLWSMSLIFVVCAGVVMWAEFQGNPHFLTLGGDSAINMEGKESRFGILASSLYAVVTTAASCGAVNAMHDSFTALGGMIPMWLMQIGEVVFGGVGSGLYGMLLFVLLAVFIAGLMIGRTPEFIGKKIDVREMKMTALAILVTPALVLIGTALAMMTDAGRSGMFNPGIHGFSEVLYAVSSAANNNGSAFGGLSANTPFWNCLLAFCMFFGRFGVIVPVMAIAGSLVGKKIQPASTGTLPTHGALFIGLLIGTVLLVGALTFVPALALGPVAEYLLF; encoded by the coding sequence ATGGCCGCTCAGGCGTTTCTTCTGGTCGCCAGCTTTTTGCTGGTGCTGTTTATTCTTGCGCGCCCGCTGGGATCGCTGCTGGCAAAACTGATTGCCGGACAAGCGCTGCCCGGCACGGCGACAATCGAAAATATCCTCTGGCGTGGACTGGGTATTGATACCCGTGAAATGAACTGGCGGCACTATCTGTTCGCCATCCTGTGGCTCAATGTGCTCGGTATTGTGCTGCTATTTGCCATGCTGATGTTGCAGGGCATTTTGCCAATGAACCCGCAAAACTTGCCCGGCCTCTCCTGGCATCTGGCACTGAATACGGCGGTCAGCTTTGTCACGAATACCAACTGGCAATCCTATTCAGGCGAAAGCACACTGAGTTATTTCAGCCAGATGGTCGGGCTGACGGTGCAAAACTTCCTCTCTGCGGCAACGGGGATTGCGGTGATATTCGCGTTGATCCGCGCCTTTGCGCGCCGCAGCATGGATACGCTCGGCAACGCGTGGGTAGATCTCACTCGCATTACTCTGTGGGTACTGCTGCCGATTTCGCTGATCCTTGCCTTGTTCTTTATTCAGCAAGGCGTCCTGCAAAACTTTTTACCTTATCAGCCTTACACCTCGCTTGAAGGCGTTCAGCATCTGATGCCGATGGGACCAGTCGCGTCTCAGGAAGCGATCAAAATGCTCGGCACCAACGGCGGTGGCTTCTTCAATGCCAACTCTTCACACCCGTTTGAAAACCCGACCGCATTGACCAACATCGTGCAGATGCTGGTGATCTTCCTGATCCCGGCAGCGCTTTGCTTTGCTTTTGGCGATGCAGTGGCGGACCGTCGCCAGGGGCACATGCTGCTGTGGTCGATGTCGCTGATTTTCGTGGTCTGTGCCGGGGTGGTGATGTGGGCGGAGTTCCAGGGTAATCCGCACTTCCTGACGCTCGGTGGCGACAGCGCCATCAATATGGAAGGTAAAGAGAGCCGGTTTGGCATTCTGGCGAGCAGCCTGTATGCCGTGGTTACAACCGCCGCTTCATGCGGCGCGGTGAATGCCATGCATGACTCCTTTACCGCGCTGGGCGGCATGATCCCGATGTGGCTGATGCAGATTGGCGAAGTGGTGTTTGGCGGCGTGGGCTCGGGTCTTTACGGCATGCTGCTGTTCGTGCTGCTGGCGGTGTTTATTGCCGGGTTGATGATTGGCCGTACGCCGGAGTTTATCGGCAAAAAAATCGATGTCCGCGAAATGAAAATGACCGCGCTGGCGATCCTCGTCACCCCGGCGCTGGTGCTGATTGGTACCGCGCTGGCGATGATGACCGATGCCGGGCGTAGCGGCATGTTTAACCCCGGCATTCACGGCTTTAGTGAAGTGCTGTACGCCGTCTCGTCGGCGGCCAACAACAACGGCAGCGCCTTTGGCGGATTAAGTGCCAACACCCCGTTCTGGAACTGTCTGCTGGCGTTCTGCATGTTCTTCGGCCGCTTCGGTGTGATTGTTCCGGTGATGGCGATTGCCGGTTCACTGGTCGGCAAGAAAATCCAGCCCGCCAGCACTGGCACCCTGCCGACGCACGGCGCGCTGTTTATCGGCCTGCTGATCGGCACGGTACTGCTGGTTGGCGCATTGACCTTTGTTCCTGCCCTGGCGCTCGGCCCGGTGGCGGAATACCTCTTATTTTGA
- the pgm gene encoding phosphoglucomutase (alpha-D-glucose-1,6-bisphosphate-dependent), with protein sequence MANHPRAGQPAQQSDLINVAQLTAQYYVLKPEVGNSEHAVKFGTSGHRGSAHRHSFNEPHILAIAQAIAEERAKNGITGPCYVGKDTHALSEPAFISVLEVLTANGVDVIVQENNGFTPTPAISNAILVHNKNGGAQADGIVITPSHNPPEDGGIKYNPPNGGPADTNVTKVVEDRANALLADGLKGVKRLTLDAALASGHVTEKDLVQPFIEGLADIVDMAAIQKAGLKLGVDPLGGSGIEYWKRIAEYYKLDLSIVNDQVDQTFRFMHLDKDGAIRMDCSSECAMAGLLALRDKFDLAFANDPDYDRHGIVTPAGLMNPNHYLAVAINYLFQHRPQWGKDVAVGKTLVSSAMIDRVVNDLGRKLVEVPVGFKWFVDGLHDGSFGFGGEESAGASFLRFDGTPWSTDKDGIIMCLLAAEITAVTGKNPQQHYDELAARFGAPSYNRLQASASSAQKAALSKLSPEMVSASTLAGDPITARLTAAPGNGASIGGLKVMTDNGWFAARPSGTEDAYKIYCESFLGDEHRKLIEKEAVEIVSEVLKNA encoded by the coding sequence ATGGCTAACCACCCGCGTGCGGGTCAACCTGCACAACAGAGCGATTTGATTAACGTCGCCCAGCTTACTGCGCAGTACTATGTGTTGAAACCTGAAGTCGGTAATTCAGAACATGCGGTGAAATTTGGCACTTCCGGCCACCGTGGCAGCGCCCATCGCCACAGCTTCAACGAGCCACACATTCTGGCCATCGCTCAGGCGATTGCCGAAGAGCGTGCAAAAAACGGGATTACCGGGCCGTGCTATGTGGGTAAAGATACTCACGCGCTGTCTGAACCGGCGTTTATCTCCGTGCTGGAAGTGCTGACAGCAAACGGTGTGGATGTGATCGTGCAGGAAAATAACGGCTTCACGCCCACGCCTGCCATCTCAAATGCCATTCTGGTACACAACAAAAACGGCGGCGCGCAGGCGGACGGTATCGTTATCACCCCGTCGCATAACCCACCAGAAGATGGCGGGATCAAGTACAACCCGCCTAACGGTGGCCCGGCTGATACCAACGTTACCAAAGTGGTGGAAGACCGCGCGAATGCGCTGTTGGCGGATGGTCTGAAAGGCGTGAAACGTCTTACGCTGGATGCAGCGCTGGCCTCCGGTCATGTGACAGAAAAAGATCTGGTGCAGCCATTTATTGAAGGGCTGGCGGACATTGTCGACATGGCGGCAATCCAGAAAGCTGGCCTGAAACTGGGCGTTGATCCGCTGGGCGGCTCCGGTATTGAATACTGGAAGCGTATCGCGGAGTACTACAAGCTGGATCTGAGCATCGTTAACGATCAGGTCGATCAGACCTTCCGCTTTATGCACCTGGATAAAGACGGCGCGATCCGTATGGATTGCTCCTCCGAATGTGCGATGGCGGGTCTGTTGGCGCTGCGCGACAAGTTCGATTTGGCGTTTGCTAACGATCCGGACTACGACCGTCACGGCATCGTAACCCCGGCAGGGTTGATGAACCCGAACCACTACCTGGCGGTTGCTATCAACTACCTGTTCCAGCACCGTCCGCAGTGGGGCAAAGATGTTGCCGTCGGCAAAACGCTGGTCTCTTCAGCGATGATCGACCGCGTGGTTAACGACCTTGGCCGTAAGCTGGTGGAAGTGCCGGTGGGTTTCAAATGGTTTGTTGATGGTCTGCATGACGGCAGTTTCGGCTTTGGTGGTGAAGAGAGCGCGGGCGCGTCCTTCCTGCGTTTCGACGGTACGCCGTGGTCAACAGATAAAGACGGCATCATCATGTGTCTGCTGGCGGCTGAGATCACCGCCGTGACCGGGAAAAACCCGCAGCAGCATTACGATGAGCTGGCGGCACGCTTCGGCGCGCCGAGCTACAACCGTTTGCAGGCTTCTGCCTCTTCCGCGCAGAAAGCCGCGCTGTCCAAACTCTCTCCGGAAATGGTGAGCGCCAGCACGCTGGCAGGCGACCCTATCACTGCGCGTCTGACGGCTGCTCCGGGCAATGGCGCATCGATTGGCGGCCTGAAAGTGATGACCGACAACGGCTGGTTCGCCGCGCGTCCGTCAGGTACTGAAGACGCCTACAAAATCTACTGCGAAAGTTTCCTCGGTGACGAACACCGGAAGCTGATTGAAAAAGAAGCGGTAGAAATTGTCAGCGAAGTGCTGAAAAACGCGTAA
- the kdpD gene encoding two-component system sensor histidine kinase KdpD has translation MTDEPLRPNPDRLLEHAATAHRGKLKVFFGACAGVGKTFAMLQEAQRLRAQGLDILVGVVETHGRKETAALLEGLATLPPRRIAHRGRLIQEFSLDDALARRPALILMDELAHSNAPGSRHPKRWQDVEELLEAGINVFTTVNVQHLESLNDVVSGVTGIQVRETVPDPFFDNADEVVLVDLPPDDLRQRLHEGKVYIGGQAERAIEHFFRKGNLIALRELALRRTADRVDDQMRAWRDRQGEEKVWHTRDAILLCVGHGAGNEKLIRTAARLAAKLGSVWHAVYVETPSLHKLPEPQRRAILSALHLAQELGAETATLSDPAEEKAILRYAREHNLGKIIIGRRNKHRWWNPESFADKLARRAPDLDLVIIALDDAPAALPSRAGDTRPLIERWRVQLKGCAVALALCAAITLIAAQWLTAFDAANLVMIYLLGVVLVALFYGRWPSAFATVINVISFDLFFIAPRGTLAVSDVQYLLTFGVMMTVGLVIGNLTAGVRYQARVARYREQRTRHLYEMSKALAVGRNNKDIAVTSETFIQSTFDARSKLLLPDSHGQLKAVTQTHGMTPWDDAIARWSFDKGQPAGAGTDTLPGVPYQILPLKSDQKTHGLLIVEPANLRQLMIPEQQRLLETFTLLVASALERQALATSEEQARLASERESIRNSLLAALSHDLRTPLTVLFGQAEILTLDLASEGSSHAPQANEIRQHVLNTTRLVNNLLDMARIQSGGFNLKKEWLTLEEVVGSALRTLEPGLGGRHINLALPDPLMLVHVDGPLFERVLINLLENAVKYAGQRAEIGITAHETPQQLMLDVWDNGPGIPAGQEQAIFDKFARGTKESAIPGVGLGLAICQAIVEVHGGTISARNRPQGGALFCVTLPRETPPQLDELPEDL, from the coding sequence ATGACTGACGAGCCTTTGCGTCCCAATCCCGACCGCTTGCTGGAACACGCCGCAACGGCGCATCGGGGAAAGTTGAAAGTCTTCTTCGGCGCCTGCGCCGGTGTGGGCAAAACGTTCGCTATGCTGCAAGAAGCGCAGCGTCTGCGGGCGCAGGGGCTTGATATTCTCGTTGGCGTGGTGGAGACTCACGGGCGCAAAGAGACTGCCGCGCTGCTGGAAGGGCTGGCAACCCTGCCGCCACGCCGTATCGCCCATCGCGGGCGACTTATTCAGGAGTTTTCGCTGGACGACGCCCTTGCGCGCCGTCCGGCGCTGATTTTAATGGACGAGCTGGCGCACAGTAACGCGCCCGGCTCGCGCCATCCGAAACGCTGGCAGGATGTAGAAGAGCTGCTGGAAGCGGGCATTAATGTCTTTACAACCGTCAACGTCCAGCATCTGGAAAGCCTCAACGATGTGGTCAGCGGCGTGACCGGTATTCAGGTACGTGAAACCGTACCGGATCCCTTTTTCGATAACGCCGATGAAGTCGTACTGGTGGATTTGCCGCCGGACGATCTCCGCCAGCGCCTGCACGAAGGCAAAGTCTATATCGGCGGCCAGGCCGAGCGCGCCATCGAACACTTCTTCCGTAAAGGTAATCTGATTGCCCTGCGCGAACTGGCGCTACGCCGCACCGCCGACCGTGTGGACGATCAGATGCGCGCCTGGCGCGATCGCCAGGGTGAAGAGAAAGTCTGGCATACGCGTGATGCTATTCTGCTCTGCGTCGGGCATGGCGCGGGCAATGAGAAGCTGATCCGCACGGCGGCGCGGCTGGCAGCCAAACTGGGCAGCGTCTGGCATGCGGTGTACGTTGAAACGCCGTCGTTACATAAATTGCCGGAACCGCAACGGCGGGCGATTTTAAGCGCCCTGCACCTTGCACAGGAACTGGGGGCCGAAACGGCAACGCTTTCCGATCCGGCGGAAGAGAAGGCGATTCTGCGTTATGCCCGCGAGCATAACCTCGGCAAAATTATTATTGGCCGACGCAATAAGCACCGCTGGTGGAACCCAGAATCATTTGCCGATAAGCTGGCACGCCGCGCGCCGGATCTCGATCTGGTGATCATCGCGCTGGACGACGCTCCGGCAGCATTGCCCTCACGCGCCGGAGATACACGCCCGTTGATTGAGCGCTGGCGGGTGCAGTTAAAAGGTTGTGCCGTCGCCCTCGCCCTCTGTGCGGCAATCACGCTGATCGCCGCGCAGTGGCTGACTGCTTTCGACGCCGCCAACCTTGTGATGATCTACCTGCTTGGCGTGGTGCTGGTTGCGTTGTTTTATGGGCGCTGGCCATCCGCGTTCGCCACGGTGATTAACGTCATCAGTTTCGATCTCTTTTTTATCGCTCCGCGCGGCACGCTGGCCGTTTCCGATGTGCAATACCTGCTGACCTTTGGCGTGATGATGACGGTCGGTTTGGTCATTGGCAATCTCACCGCCGGGGTGCGTTATCAGGCGCGCGTGGCGCGGTATCGCGAGCAGCGCACCCGCCATCTTTATGAGATGTCGAAAGCGCTGGCGGTCGGGCGTAATAACAAGGATATCGCCGTTACCAGCGAAACATTTATCCAGTCTACCTTTGATGCCCGCAGCAAATTGTTGCTGCCGGACAGCCACGGGCAGTTGAAAGCGGTGACGCAAACCCACGGCATGACACCCTGGGATGACGCAATAGCCCGCTGGAGTTTTGATAAAGGCCAGCCTGCCGGAGCGGGAACCGACACCCTGCCCGGCGTGCCGTATCAAATTTTGCCGCTTAAAAGCGACCAAAAAACCCATGGATTATTGATTGTGGAACCGGCCAACTTACGTCAGTTGATGATCCCGGAACAGCAACGCCTGCTGGAAACCTTCACCCTGCTGGTTGCCAGTGCGCTTGAACGCCAGGCGCTCGCCACCAGCGAAGAACAGGCTCGCCTCGCCAGCGAGCGGGAAAGCATTCGTAACTCCTTGCTGGCCGCACTCTCCCATGATTTGCGCACACCGCTGACTGTGCTGTTTGGCCAGGCAGAGATCCTGACGCTCGATCTGGCAAGTGAAGGCTCCTCGCATGCGCCGCAGGCCAACGAGATCCGTCAGCATGTGCTGAATACCACGCGACTGGTGAATAATCTGCTGGATATGGCACGTATTCAGTCCGGTGGTTTTAATCTTAAAAAAGAGTGGTTAACGCTGGAAGAGGTGGTCGGCAGCGCGCTCAGAACGCTGGAACCCGGGCTTGGCGGCCGCCATATCAACCTCGCCCTGCCCGACCCGTTAATGCTGGTACATGTTGACGGCCCATTATTTGAACGGGTGCTAATCAATCTGCTGGAAAATGCGGTGAAATATGCAGGACAGCGGGCGGAGATCGGCATTACCGCCCATGAAACGCCGCAACAGTTGATGCTGGATGTGTGGGATAACGGGCCAGGTATTCCGGCGGGACAGGAGCAGGCCATTTTTGATAAGTTCGCGCGAGGAACCAAGGAATCAGCGATTCCTGGCGTCGGTCTTGGGCTGGCGATTTGCCAGGCGATTGTTGAGGTTCATGGCGGTACCATTAGTGCCCGCAATCGTCCGCAAGGGGGTGCGCTGTTTTGTGTTACACTTCCCCGTGAAACACCTCCGCAACTGGATGAATTACCTGAGGATCTGTGA
- a CDS encoding EamA family transporter → MSAWLIYALLSAVTAALVAIFGKIGLQHLDANTATAIRAVVMAVFLVGVVVVQGKLSLVATVLADKKALLFVVLSGIAGALSWLFYFMTIKSGNVSRVAPIDKLSVVFAVILAVILFGEKVSLIAAAGVALITAGALMVALG, encoded by the coding sequence ATGAGCGCCTGGCTAATTTATGCGTTGTTATCAGCGGTCACCGCTGCGCTGGTGGCTATTTTCGGCAAGATCGGTTTGCAACATCTCGACGCCAATACTGCCACGGCGATCCGTGCGGTGGTAATGGCCGTATTTCTGGTCGGTGTGGTCGTGGTGCAGGGCAAATTGTCGCTGGTCGCCACTGTGCTGGCCGATAAAAAAGCGCTGCTGTTTGTGGTACTGAGCGGCATCGCGGGCGCGCTGTCGTGGCTGTTCTATTTTATGACGATCAAAAGCGGCAACGTATCGCGGGTTGCTCCCATCGACAAGCTGAGCGTGGTGTTTGCCGTGATCCTGGCGGTGATCCTGTTTGGCGAGAAAGTCTCACTGATTGCGGCAGCGGGCGTGGCGTTAATTACTGCCGGTGCGCTGATGGTTGCGCTGGGGTGA
- the kdpB gene encoding potassium-transporting ATPase subunit KdpB translates to MSRKQLALFEPHLVRQALMDSVTKLSPQVQWRNPVMFIVWIGSLLTTILTVAMATGHLDGSAWFTGTVSLWLWVTVLFANFAEALAEGRSKAQANSLKGVKKTAFARKLRAPQHDAQIDHIPAADLRKGDVVLVEAGDIIPCDGEVIEGGASVDESAITGESAPVIRESGGDFASVTGGTRILSDWLVIQCSVNPGETFLDRMIAMVEGAQRRKTPNEIALTILLVALTLVFLLATATLWPFSVYGGQAVSVTVLVALLVCLIPTTIGGLLSAIGVAGMSRMLGANVIATSGRAVEAAGDIDVLLLDKTGTITLGNRQASDFLPAQGVDEKTLADAAQLSSLADETPEGRSIVILAKRRFNLRKRDMQSLQATFVPFTAQTRMSGINVQDRMIRKGSVDAIRRHIAANGGQFPADVETLVERVARQGATPLVVAEGAKVLGVIALKDIVKGGIKERFAQLRKMGIKTVMITGDNRLTAAAIAAEAGVDDFLAEATPEAKLALIRQYQAEGRLVAMTGDGTNDAPALAQADVAVAMNSGTQAAKEAGNMVDLDSNPTKLIEVVHIGKQMLMTRGSLTTFSIANDVAKYFAIIPAAFAATYPQLNTLNVMHLHSPASAILSAVIFNALVIVFLIPLALKGVSYKPLTASAMLRRNLWIYGLGGLVVPFIGIKAIDLILTLFGLV, encoded by the coding sequence ATGAGTCGCAAACAACTGGCCCTGTTCGAACCGCACCTTGTTCGTCAGGCGCTGATGGATTCGGTGACCAAGTTAAGCCCGCAAGTACAGTGGCGTAACCCGGTGATGTTTATTGTCTGGATCGGCAGCCTGTTGACCACCATTCTGACCGTGGCAATGGCGACAGGCCATCTTGACGGCAGTGCATGGTTTACCGGCACAGTCAGCCTGTGGTTGTGGGTTACGGTATTGTTCGCCAACTTTGCAGAGGCGCTGGCGGAAGGCCGCAGCAAAGCGCAGGCCAATAGCCTGAAAGGGGTGAAAAAAACCGCTTTTGCCCGCAAATTACGCGCCCCGCAGCATGATGCACAAATCGACCATATTCCGGCAGCAGACCTGCGTAAAGGCGATGTGGTGCTGGTTGAGGCCGGTGACATTATTCCGTGCGATGGTGAAGTGATTGAAGGTGGCGCATCGGTAGATGAGAGCGCGATAACCGGCGAATCGGCACCGGTTATCCGTGAGTCCGGTGGCGACTTCGCTTCGGTCACTGGCGGGACACGCATTCTTTCTGACTGGCTGGTGATCCAGTGCAGCGTTAACCCCGGCGAAACGTTCCTCGACCGCATGATTGCGATGGTGGAAGGTGCGCAGCGGCGTAAAACACCGAACGAGATCGCGCTGACCATTCTGCTGGTTGCCCTGACTCTTGTCTTCCTGCTGGCAACCGCCACTTTGTGGCCATTCTCGGTATATGGCGGCCAGGCAGTCAGCGTAACTGTGTTGGTGGCCCTGCTGGTATGCCTGATCCCAACGACTATCGGCGGGCTGCTGTCTGCGATTGGCGTTGCCGGGATGAGTCGCATGCTGGGTGCGAATGTGATTGCCACCAGCGGTCGTGCGGTGGAAGCGGCAGGTGATATCGATGTGCTGCTGCTGGATAAAACCGGCACCATCACCTTAGGTAACCGCCAGGCATCCGATTTCCTGCCCGCGCAGGGCGTGGATGAAAAAACGCTGGCCGATGCTGCGCAACTCTCTTCGCTGGCGGATGAAACGCCGGAAGGCCGCAGTATTGTGATACTGGCTAAACGCCGCTTTAATCTGCGCAAGCGCGATATGCAGAGCCTGCAAGCCACCTTTGTGCCCTTCACTGCGCAAACCCGCATGAGCGGCATCAACGTGCAGGATCGGATGATCCGTAAAGGTTCGGTGGATGCTATCCGTCGTCATATCGCCGCCAATGGCGGCCAATTCCCGGCCGATGTGGAAACGCTGGTCGAACGCGTCGCCCGCCAGGGTGCCACGCCGCTGGTCGTTGCCGAAGGGGCGAAAGTGCTGGGTGTTATCGCGCTGAAAGATATCGTCAAAGGCGGGATTAAAGAGCGTTTTGCCCAGTTGCGTAAAATGGGCATTAAAACGGTAATGATCACCGGGGATAACCGTTTAACCGCTGCGGCGATTGCTGCTGAAGCCGGTGTCGATGACTTCCTTGCGGAAGCGACGCCGGAAGCGAAACTGGCGTTGATCCGCCAGTATCAGGCGGAAGGTCGTCTGGTGGCGATGACCGGCGATGGCACGAACGATGCGCCAGCGCTGGCGCAGGCGGACGTTGCGGTAGCGATGAACTCCGGCACCCAGGCCGCCAAAGAGGCGGGCAACATGGTGGATCTCGATTCGAACCCCACCAAATTGATTGAAGTGGTGCATATCGGTAAACAGATGCTGATGACTCGCGGTTCGCTGACCACCTTCAGTATCGCCAACGATGTGGCGAAATACTTCGCCATCATTCCGGCGGCGTTCGCAGCAACCTATCCGCAACTGAATACGCTGAACGTGATGCATCTGCACTCCCCGGCGTCGGCAATTTTAAGCGCGGTGATCTTTAACGCGCTGGTGATTGTGTTTCTTATCCCGCTGGCGCTGAAAGGGGTGAGCTACAAGCCGCTTACTGCTTCCGCCATGCTGCGCCGCAACCTATGGATTTACGGGCTGGGCGGGCTGGTAGTGCCGTTTATCGGTATCAAGGCGATCGACCTGATTTTGACCCTGTTTGGCCTGGTGTAA
- the kdpE gene encoding two-component system response regulator KdpE translates to MINVLIVEDEQAIRRFLRTALEAEGLRVHEAETLQRGLIEAATRKPDLVILDLGLPDGDGLDFIRDLRQWSQMPVIVLSARAEESDKIAALDAGADDYLSKPFGIGELQARLRVALRRHAATTPGEPVVAFADIRVDLANRRIQRGEEEIHLTPIEFRLLAVLLNNHGKVLTQRQLLSQVWGPNAIEHSHYLRIYMGHLRQKLEADPARPRHLLTETGIGYRFML, encoded by the coding sequence GTGATCAACGTTCTGATTGTCGAAGATGAACAAGCTATTCGCCGATTTCTGCGTACCGCGCTGGAAGCTGAAGGGTTGCGCGTCCATGAAGCGGAGACCTTGCAGCGCGGTCTGATTGAAGCCGCCACCCGCAAACCCGATCTGGTGATCCTCGATTTGGGGCTGCCGGATGGCGACGGTCTGGACTTTATCCGTGATTTGCGCCAGTGGAGCCAGATGCCGGTGATTGTCCTTTCGGCGCGTGCTGAAGAGAGCGACAAAATTGCGGCTCTTGATGCCGGCGCCGACGATTACCTCAGCAAACCGTTTGGCATTGGCGAGTTGCAGGCCCGCCTGCGCGTTGCCCTGCGCCGTCATGCGGCCACAACCCCTGGCGAACCGGTGGTGGCCTTTGCTGATATTCGCGTCGATCTGGCTAACCGCCGCATCCAGCGCGGTGAGGAAGAGATCCATCTGACGCCCATTGAATTTCGCCTGCTGGCCGTGCTGTTGAACAATCACGGCAAAGTGTTAACTCAGCGACAACTGCTAAGCCAGGTCTGGGGGCCGAATGCCATCGAGCACAGCCACTACCTGCGAATCTATATGGGCCACCTGCGCCAGAAACTCGAAGCCGATCCTGCCCGCCCTCGCCATTTACTGACTGAAACAGGGATTGGCTACCGGTTTATGCTTTGA